A portion of the Blautia hansenii DSM 20583 genome contains these proteins:
- a CDS encoding DUF2284 domain-containing protein gives MQEEKILEAAENLGFTNYKIIDTQAIEYDGSFRGFCEMNYCGNYEKNYSCPPACGTFEELKEKADKFKKALVLQTITMVHDINDDSETRLIKKHHNQLTRALISELEEEIQEYLPAMAGPCQLCTPCAIREGKECVFPNKKASCLSAFCIQVNKLAEYCGFPYYCDGKVAFFSLLFFDRK, from the coding sequence ATGCAGGAAGAAAAAATTTTAGAAGCAGCAGAAAATCTGGGCTTTACAAATTATAAAATCATTGATACACAGGCAATCGAATACGATGGAAGCTTTCGCGGATTTTGTGAAATGAATTATTGCGGGAATTATGAAAAAAATTATTCCTGTCCTCCTGCCTGCGGAACTTTTGAGGAATTAAAAGAAAAAGCAGATAAGTTTAAAAAGGCGCTGGTACTTCAGACTATTACCATGGTTCATGATATCAATGATGACAGTGAGACTCGCTTAATTAAAAAACATCATAACCAGCTTACAAGAGCTTTGATTTCAGAACTAGAGGAAGAAATTCAGGAATACTTGCCGGCAATGGCAGGTCCGTGTCAGTTATGTACACCCTGTGCAATCAGAGAAGGAAAAGAGTGTGTCTTCCCGAATAAAAAGGCTTCCTGTCTATCTGCTTTTTGTATTCAGGTAAATAAACTGGCAGAGTACTGTGGATTTCCTTACTATTGTGACGGCAAAGTGGCATTTTTCAGTTTGCTGTTTTTTGACAGGAAATAA
- a CDS encoding homoserine dehydrogenase: MSKKVINAALLGLGTVGTGVYKVLKNQEAEMEKKIGATVKLKKILVRNLKKAAAKIAEPEILTNNWKEILEDESIDIVIEVMGGIEPAKTYIMEALKAGKNVVTANKDLVASHGGELLDCAAANQCDFLFEAAVAGGIPIIRPLKQCLTGNHLSEIVGIVNGTTNFILTKMTQENMEFADALALATKLGYAEADPTADIQGYDAGRKMAIMASIAFNSRVTFENVATEGITRISSKDIRYARDLGCVIKLLGVARNTDTGIEVSVQPMLVSEKHPLASVNDSFNAVFVHGDAVDDAMFYGRGAGELPTASAIVGDVFDIVRDILFSCTGRIRCTCYKTLPIKNQEDIESRFFMRIHASDTPGVLAAIASVLGKYEVSIAQMIQKHKHEEWAELVIVTSRVKEGNFHDALLVLEKMEVVQKISSVIRVYGEEE, from the coding sequence ATGAGCAAAAAAGTAATTAACGCAGCACTTTTAGGCCTTGGAACAGTAGGAACCGGGGTATATAAGGTGCTGAAAAATCAGGAAGCCGAGATGGAGAAGAAAATCGGCGCTACTGTAAAATTGAAGAAAATTTTGGTTCGGAATTTAAAAAAGGCTGCGGCAAAAATCGCAGAGCCGGAAATTCTGACAAATAACTGGAAAGAAATTTTAGAAGATGAAAGTATCGATATTGTGATTGAAGTAATGGGAGGAATTGAGCCTGCCAAAACATACATTATGGAAGCCCTAAAAGCAGGAAAAAATGTGGTTACAGCCAATAAGGATTTGGTTGCATCTCACGGAGGAGAGCTTTTAGATTGTGCGGCTGCCAACCAGTGCGACTTTTTGTTTGAGGCGGCAGTAGCAGGAGGAATTCCCATTATTCGCCCTTTAAAACAGTGTCTTACAGGAAATCATCTGTCAGAAATCGTAGGAATTGTAAACGGAACTACGAATTTTATTCTGACAAAAATGACACAGGAAAATATGGAATTTGCAGATGCACTTGCACTTGCGACAAAGCTGGGATATGCGGAGGCAGATCCTACTGCGGATATACAGGGCTATGATGCAGGAAGAAAAATGGCGATTATGGCATCCATTGCCTTTAATTCCAGAGTGACATTTGAAAATGTTGCAACAGAAGGCATTACCCGTATTTCTTCCAAAGATATTCGTTATGCAAGAGATTTAGGCTGTGTGATTAAGCTTTTAGGCGTTGCCAGAAACACAGATACGGGAATAGAAGTATCTGTACAGCCGATGCTGGTTTCTGAAAAGCACCCTCTGGCATCGGTAAATGACTCCTTTAATGCAGTTTTCGTTCACGGAGATGCAGTGGATGACGCAATGTTTTACGGCAGAGGCGCAGGAGAACTGCCTACGGCAAGTGCAATCGTAGGTGACGTATTTGATATTGTACGTGATATTTTGTTTTCCTGTACGGGAAGAATTCGCTGTACCTGCTATAAAACGCTTCCTATCAAAAATCAGGAAGATATTGAAAGTCGCTTCTTTATGCGTATTCATGCAAGTGATACTCCGGGAGTATTGGCAGCAATTGCCAGTGTGCTGGGCAAATATGAAGTAAGTATTGCTCAAATGATTCAAAAACATAAACATGAAGAATGGGCAGAATTGGTGATTGTAACATCAAGGGTAAAAGAAGGAAACTTCCACGATGCGCTTTTGGTTTTAGAGAAAATGGAAGTAGTGCAGAAGATTTCTTCTGTTATTAGAGTATATGGAGAGGAAGAATGA
- a CDS encoding Fe-S-containing hydro-lyase has product MDRYMQAPLDKEEVKALEAGDYVYITGTIYTARDAAHLRMSEALDRGEELPIDLNNNIIYYMGPTPAREGRVIGSAGPTTASRMDKYAPRLLDLGLTGMIGKGRRKPEVTDAIVRNAAVFFAAVGGAGALLSKCIKKAEVIAYDDLGTEAIRKLEVENFPVIVVIDSKGRNLYDEVCK; this is encoded by the coding sequence ATGGACAGATATATGCAGGCGCCCCTTGATAAAGAGGAAGTAAAAGCTTTAGAGGCAGGGGATTATGTTTATATTACAGGTACAATTTACACAGCAAGAGATGCGGCACATCTCAGAATGTCAGAGGCTTTAGACAGAGGCGAGGAGCTTCCCATTGACTTAAACAATAATATTATTTACTACATGGGTCCCACACCTGCAAGAGAAGGCAGAGTAATCGGTTCAGCAGGACCTACAACAGCCAGCCGTATGGATAAATATGCGCCTAGACTTTTAGATTTAGGGCTTACAGGCATGATTGGAAAAGGAAGAAGAAAACCGGAGGTTACAGACGCCATTGTAAGAAACGCTGCAGTTTTCTTTGCAGCAGTAGGCGGAGCGGGCGCATTGTTATCAAAATGTATTAAGAAAGCAGAAGTGATTGCTTATGATGATTTGGGAACAGAGGCAATCCGAAAGCTGGAGGTAGAGAATTTCCCTGTGATTGTAGTCATTGACTCAAAAGGAAGAAATCTTTATGATGAGGTTTGTAAATAG
- a CDS encoding alanyl-tRNA editing protein produces MTEQLYYQDSYIKDFEAVVLSCIPNGNHFEAVLDRTAFFPEGGGQCADTGVLHIENREIQVFDVQERNGEIIHFIDKEILPGQTVIGELDFQERFSKMQQHTGEHIISGIVHRRFGYENVGFHLGKEEVTMDYDGPLTPEELRSIEYEANQVVAENREIRAYFPGTEELEKIPYRSKKELQGKIRIVEIQDCDICACCAPHVKTTGNVGLIKITNAIRYKGGMRLWITCGMRALEDYNQKEASVVQISNMLSAKQQEVTDAVKRLTEEIQQLKEKAAKMQERLVMGYLESEKVVLKENPNANLLLFEKELDAMAMRNFVNAGMELTKGVCGAFVGDEKQGFRYVLGSSGDIREIGKKLNAAFQGKGGGKPPMIQGSLVGEEEKIREFLEKVL; encoded by the coding sequence ATGACAGAACAGTTATATTATCAAGACAGTTATATAAAAGATTTTGAAGCTGTGGTTTTGTCCTGTATTCCAAATGGAAATCATTTTGAGGCGGTTCTTGATAGAACTGCCTTTTTTCCAGAAGGAGGGGGACAATGTGCAGATACCGGTGTGCTGCATATAGAAAACAGGGAAATACAAGTATTTGATGTGCAGGAAAGAAATGGAGAAATTATTCATTTTATAGATAAGGAAATTTTGCCGGGACAGACAGTCATAGGCGAATTGGATTTTCAGGAGCGATTTTCCAAGATGCAGCAGCATACCGGAGAACATATTATTTCCGGAATTGTACATAGAAGATTTGGTTATGAAAATGTAGGTTTTCATCTGGGAAAAGAAGAAGTGACTATGGATTATGATGGCCCTCTTACTCCAGAAGAACTGAGAAGTATTGAATACGAAGCAAATCAAGTGGTGGCAGAGAACAGAGAAATAAGAGCGTATTTTCCTGGTACAGAAGAGTTGGAAAAAATCCCTTATCGCAGCAAGAAAGAATTGCAGGGAAAAATTCGAATTGTAGAAATTCAGGATTGTGATATCTGTGCCTGCTGTGCTCCTCATGTGAAAACAACAGGAAATGTAGGACTCATTAAAATTACAAATGCTATACGTTATAAAGGCGGTATGCGCCTTTGGATTACCTGTGGTATGCGGGCGTTGGAGGATTATAATCAAAAGGAAGCCAGTGTGGTACAAATTTCCAATATGCTCTCTGCAAAACAGCAAGAAGTAACAGATGCTGTAAAGCGCTTAACAGAAGAAATTCAGCAGTTAAAAGAGAAAGCAGCAAAAATGCAGGAAAGGCTTGTTATGGGATATTTAGAGTCTGAAAAAGTTGTTTTAAAGGAAAATCCAAATGCGAATTTGTTGTTATTTGAAAAAGAGTTAGACGCTATGGCAATGCGAAACTTTGTCAATGCAGGAATGGAGCTTACAAAAGGCGTCTGTGGTGCTTTTGTAGGAGATGAAAAACAGGGATTTCGCTATGTGCTGGGAAGCAGTGGAGATATCAGAGAAATCGGTAAGAAATTGAATGCAGCTTTTCAGGGAAAAGGAGGAGGTAAACCTCCGATGATACAGGGTTCTCTTGTAGGGGAAGAAGAAAAAATAAGGGAGTTTTTGGAAAAAGTTTTATAA
- a CDS encoding calcium/sodium antiporter yields the protein MLKSVIFLLVGFFLLVKGADWFVEGASSIARRLRIPSLIIGLTIVAFGTSAPELAVSITAAVKGSNDIAIGNVVGSNIFNLLVVIGMSALICPLSVKPSMIKKDYPLSIAATLLLNVLIMDQFFTGSSRMILGRLDGVLLLVGFGFFMYLAVKDALKSRAENLCIQEAETVIGYSMGKSILLSLVGLAGIIIGGDMTVNGAKEIARAFGLSEALIGLTIVAVGTSLPELVTSIVAARKGESDIALGNVVGSNIFNVFLILGLSSTILPMNVTKTYLYDVGLLTIVSILVYIPILLRKKIGRVMGAVMTCSYIAYTAYLIMR from the coding sequence ATGTTAAAATCTGTTATTTTTTTATTAGTAGGATTTTTTCTACTTGTAAAAGGCGCAGACTGGTTTGTGGAAGGCGCCTCTTCTATTGCAAGACGTCTGCGTATCCCGTCTTTAATTATCGGACTTACTATTGTAGCATTTGGAACCAGCGCACCGGAGCTTGCAGTAAGTATTACTGCTGCTGTAAAGGGGAGTAATGATATTGCCATTGGAAATGTAGTAGGTTCCAACATTTTTAACCTTCTGGTAGTTATTGGTATGAGTGCTCTGATTTGCCCTCTGTCCGTAAAACCAAGCATGATAAAAAAAGATTATCCTTTGTCTATTGCTGCCACACTTCTTTTAAATGTGCTGATTATGGATCAATTTTTTACTGGAAGCTCCCGCATGATCTTAGGACGTCTTGACGGAGTTTTATTGCTGGTGGGATTTGGATTTTTCATGTATCTGGCTGTAAAAGATGCTTTGAAAAGCAGAGCTGAAAATCTGTGTATACAAGAAGCTGAAACTGTCATTGGATATTCTATGGGAAAAAGCATTCTGCTTTCTCTTGTTGGACTTGCAGGTATTATTATCGGTGGAGATATGACTGTAAATGGAGCAAAAGAAATTGCCAGAGCCTTTGGTCTTAGTGAAGCCCTGATTGGTCTTACCATTGTGGCAGTAGGTACTTCTCTGCCGGAATTAGTTACTTCTATTGTAGCTGCCAGAAAAGGAGAAAGTGACATCGCTCTTGGAAATGTGGTAGGTTCTAATATTTTTAATGTATTTCTTATTTTGGGATTATCCAGCACGATTTTGCCTATGAATGTCACAAAAACTTATCTATATGATGTGGGCTTATTGACTATTGTCTCCATACTGGTCTATATTCCAATTCTTCTCAGAAAGAAAATCGGACGAGTTATGGGAGCTGTGATGACTTGCTCTTATATAGCTTATACGGCGTATCTGATTATGAGATAA
- a CDS encoding SseB family protein: MDNVKKELIQKIQTREEVFALFSRATRQPFVICDAESFNDQVWIFENQEDLEKAAQPIAAEKNAVAGIKVENKSFLNFYTTLYTLGVNSVVYHEKDKTTELELEEIVKKPDFSVLPEEKRPLLNPQLQLSAIYFMQEFRRDVEMEEKKSLPELEEEVAANVVKSKFLLAVEKKGEEEKNVQVPYVKNQNGDVFQPVFTDAEEFRRFNKEGKFQALLVTFENMEKVLIPIAKGIVINPNSFNLILPKEKMSALKQRFGM; the protein is encoded by the coding sequence ATGGATAACGTAAAAAAAGAACTAATTCAGAAAATACAGACAAGAGAGGAAGTATTTGCACTCTTTTCAAGAGCTACCAGACAGCCCTTCGTGATTTGCGATGCAGAAAGCTTTAACGATCAGGTTTGGATTTTCGAAAATCAGGAAGATTTGGAAAAAGCAGCACAGCCTATTGCAGCAGAAAAAAATGCAGTTGCCGGAATAAAAGTAGAAAATAAGAGCTTTCTTAATTTTTATACAACACTTTACACACTTGGCGTAAACAGCGTTGTATATCATGAAAAAGATAAAACAACAGAGCTTGAATTGGAAGAAATCGTAAAAAAACCGGATTTCTCTGTGCTTCCTGAGGAAAAGAGACCATTACTCAATCCGCAGCTTCAGTTATCTGCTATTTATTTTATGCAGGAATTTCGCAGAGATGTAGAAATGGAAGAAAAGAAATCGCTTCCTGAGCTGGAGGAAGAGGTTGCGGCAAATGTGGTAAAAAGCAAGTTCCTTTTGGCAGTAGAGAAAAAGGGAGAGGAAGAAAAAAACGTACAGGTTCCTTATGTGAAAAATCAAAACGGAGATGTTTTCCAGCCTGTATTTACAGACGCCGAGGAGTTTCGCAGATTTAATAAAGAAGGAAAATTTCAGGCGCTTCTGGTAACCTTTGAAAATATGGAAAAGGTGTTGATACCGATTGCAAAAGGTATTGTAATCAATCCGAACAGTTTTAATTTAATTCTTCCAAAAGAGAAGATGAGTGCATTAAAGCAAAGATTTGGTATGTAA
- a CDS encoding CehA/McbA family metallohydrolase, with product MKIDMHCHTKEGSIDGKVPIEEYISMLKAQGFGGMLVTDHDSYGGYRYWKKNIKGKKHEDFVVLKGIEYDTLDAGHIIVIMPENIKLRLLELRGIPVQMLIPIVHNYGGILGPAHPCGEKFMSFMNAKAYERNPDILKEFDFMEIFNACEPQEVNDRAVKIAEKYDLPGTGGSDAHKADCVGLAYTEVPDDITCESDLIAHVIKGTKFSCGGSIYTKTTKEKIGKAKTVLSHSFWVYNKIGGWSKAFKRNSKLKKGFIERVEVEKEEKHEQKSN from the coding sequence ATGAAGATTGACATGCATTGCCATACAAAAGAGGGTTCTATTGACGGAAAAGTCCCGATTGAAGAATACATTTCTATGTTGAAGGCGCAGGGCTTTGGAGGAATGTTGGTAACAGACCATGATTCTTACGGGGGATACCGCTATTGGAAAAAGAATATTAAAGGGAAAAAGCATGAGGATTTTGTAGTCTTAAAAGGGATTGAATACGATACACTGGATGCAGGACATATTATTGTAATTATGCCGGAAAACATTAAGCTTCGTTTGTTGGAGCTTCGTGGAATTCCGGTGCAGATGCTCATACCGATTGTGCATAATTATGGGGGGATTTTAGGACCGGCACATCCGTGTGGAGAAAAGTTTATGAGCTTTATGAATGCAAAAGCTTACGAGCGAAATCCTGATATTTTGAAGGAATTTGATTTTATGGAAATCTTTAATGCCTGCGAGCCGCAGGAGGTAAACGACAGAGCCGTAAAAATTGCAGAAAAATATGATTTGCCGGGAACAGGGGGAAGCGATGCCCATAAGGCAGACTGTGTAGGCTTAGCATACACAGAAGTGCCGGATGACATTACCTGTGAGTCGGATTTGATTGCTCACGTTATAAAAGGAACAAAATTCAGCTGCGGCGGCAGTATTTATACAAAGACAACAAAGGAAAAAATAGGAAAGGCAAAAACAGTTCTTTCCCATTCCTTCTGGGTATATAATAAAATCGGAGGCTGGAGCAAGGCATTTAAACGAAACAGCAAACTGAAAAAAGGGTTCATTGAAAGAGTAGAGGTTGAAAAGGAAGAAAAGCATGAGCAAAAAAGTAATTAA